The following are from one region of the Halorussus rarus genome:
- the acs gene encoding acetate--CoA ligase alpha subunit, with amino-acid sequence MDENTGELSGLFAPERVAVVGATESEGSVGRAITANLRADFAGETVPVNPNYDDVLGLDCYPDIGDVPGELDLAVIVVPPKIAVDAVRQCGEAGVRNVVVITAGFGETGSEGASRERELTEVAEEYDLNLVGPNSLGVMSTPTGLNATFGPDNALAGSISFMSQSGAFITAVLDWANDQGIGFKDVVSLGNKAVLDETDFVEAWGDDPDTDVILGYLEGVEDGGQFIRSAREATDDTPIVMVKSGRTEAGAQAVSSHTGTLAGSEQAYEAGLEQAGVLRVENVQELFDFAQILSGQPLPETDDVAIVTNAGGPGVMTTDAVGDSRLSLASFSEETLEALAEAMPEEANIYNPIDAIGDADIERFRTAIDLALADDNVGCAVVLSAPTAVLDYGELADAVTDLQAEHGKPVAAVLMGGERTEAAAERLREGGIPNYFDPARAVRSLDALSRYREISEREYEAPETFDVDRERARGILETAEERGDNRLGVEAMGLLDAYGIPTPEGTVAEKPEDAVAAAQSIEGDVVMKIVSPDILHKSDIGGVKVGVPPEEVYDAFEDLVTRARNYQPDADILGVQVQEMVDLDAGTETIIGVNRDPQFGPLLLFGLGGIFVEVLEDTETRVAPVSEREATEMVDGIRSAPLLRGARGREPADRDAIVESLQRLSQLVTDFPAILELDVNPLVAGPDGVQAVDVRLTVDTDEL; translated from the coding sequence GTGGACGAGAACACCGGAGAGTTGTCGGGACTGTTCGCGCCCGAGCGGGTCGCCGTCGTCGGCGCGACCGAGAGCGAGGGCTCGGTCGGCCGCGCGATAACGGCAAACCTGCGGGCCGACTTCGCGGGCGAGACCGTCCCGGTGAACCCGAACTACGACGACGTGCTGGGGCTGGACTGCTACCCCGACATCGGCGACGTCCCGGGCGAACTGGACCTCGCGGTGATCGTCGTGCCGCCGAAGATCGCGGTCGACGCGGTGCGGCAGTGCGGCGAGGCCGGCGTCCGGAACGTGGTGGTCATCACCGCGGGCTTCGGCGAGACCGGCAGCGAGGGCGCGAGCCGCGAGCGCGAACTCACCGAGGTCGCCGAGGAGTACGATCTCAACCTGGTCGGCCCGAACAGCCTCGGCGTGATGAGCACGCCGACCGGGCTCAACGCCACGTTCGGGCCGGACAACGCGCTCGCCGGCTCCATCTCGTTCATGAGCCAGTCGGGCGCGTTCATCACCGCGGTGCTCGACTGGGCCAACGACCAGGGCATCGGGTTCAAGGACGTGGTGTCGCTCGGCAACAAGGCCGTCCTCGACGAGACCGACTTCGTCGAAGCGTGGGGCGACGACCCCGACACCGACGTCATCCTGGGCTATCTGGAGGGCGTCGAGGACGGCGGGCAGTTCATCCGGTCCGCGCGCGAGGCGACCGACGACACCCCCATCGTGATGGTCAAGTCGGGGCGGACCGAGGCCGGCGCGCAGGCGGTCTCCTCGCACACCGGCACCCTCGCGGGCAGCGAGCAGGCCTACGAGGCCGGCCTCGAACAGGCCGGCGTCCTCCGGGTCGAGAACGTCCAGGAGCTGTTCGACTTCGCCCAGATACTGTCGGGCCAGCCCCTGCCCGAGACCGACGACGTGGCCATCGTGACCAACGCCGGCGGTCCGGGCGTGATGACCACCGACGCGGTGGGCGACTCCCGGCTCTCGCTGGCCTCGTTCTCCGAGGAAACCCTGGAGGCGCTCGCCGAGGCGATGCCCGAGGAGGCCAACATCTACAACCCCATCGACGCCATCGGCGACGCCGACATCGAGCGGTTCAGGACCGCCATCGACCTCGCGCTGGCCGACGACAACGTGGGCTGTGCGGTCGTCCTCTCGGCGCCGACGGCCGTTCTCGACTACGGCGAACTCGCCGACGCCGTCACGGACCTCCAGGCCGAGCACGGCAAGCCGGTCGCGGCGGTGCTGATGGGCGGCGAGCGCACCGAGGCGGCGGCCGAGCGCCTGCGGGAGGGCGGCATCCCCAACTACTTCGACCCGGCCCGGGCGGTCCGGAGCCTCGACGCCCTCTCGCGCTACCGCGAGATCAGCGAGCGCGAGTACGAGGCGCCCGAGACGTTCGACGTGGACCGCGAGCGCGCACGCGGAATCCTGGAAACCGCCGAGGAGCGCGGCGACAACCGGCTCGGCGTCGAAGCGATGGGACTGCTCGACGCCTACGGGATTCCGACGCCCGAGGGCACCGTCGCCGAGAAGCCCGAGGACGCGGTCGCCGCCGCCCAGAGCATCGAGGGCGACGTCGTGATGAAGATCGTCTCGCCCGACATCCTCCACAAGTCCGACATCGGCGGCGTGAAGGTCGGCGTCCCGCCCGAGGAGGTGTACGACGCCTTCGAGGACCTGGTGACCCGCGCGCGGAACTACCAGCCCGACGCCGACATCCTGGGCGTCCAGGTCCAGGAGATGGTCGACCTCGACGCGGGCACCGAGACCATCATCGGGGTGAACCGCGACCCGCAGTTCGGCCCGCTGCTGCTGTTCGGCCTGGGCGGCATCTTCGTCGAGGTCCTGGAGGACACCGAGACCCGGGTCGCGCCCGTCAGCGAACGGGAGGCGACCGAGATGGTCGACGGCATCCGGTCGGCGCCGCTGCTCCGGGGCGCCCGGGGCCGCGAGCCGGCCGACCGCGACGCCATCGTCGAGAGCCTCCAGCGGCTCTCCCAGCTCGTGACCGACTTCCCGGCCATCCTCGAACTCGACGTGAACCCCCTCGTCGCCGGCCCGGACGGCGTCCAGGCCGTCGACGTGCGGCTGACCGTGGACACCGACGAACTATGA
- a CDS encoding phosphotransacetylase family protein yields the protein MRTILVTATEESTGKTAVALALAELAAERGLSVGYMKPKGTRLQSNVGKTLDEDPMLAREVLGLDAEMHNLEPIVYSPTFIEQAIRGREDPDELREQVRESFDSLAEGKDLMVVEGGGKLTTGGIVDLTDPEVADLLDAEVLLLSKYARAGDVDDVLAAVDDVGDRLLGVLFNAVQDGNFDGLETEVVPFLEGRGVPVLGVLPREQQLAGVTVDDLAAELSAEQLNDAPGDAFVERFLVGAMSGDSALRHLRRTKDAALVTGGDRPDLQRVALEAPGVKCLILTGGFRPPGAVVGAAEEKGVPVLLVQSDTLTTIERAEDVVRSGRTRDAETVAVMGDLLHDHADVEAIVGDREQNGSDE from the coding sequence ATGAGAACGATACTCGTCACCGCGACCGAGGAGAGCACAGGCAAGACCGCGGTCGCGCTCGCGCTGGCCGAACTGGCCGCCGAGCGCGGCCTCTCGGTCGGCTACATGAAACCGAAGGGGACCCGCCTCCAGAGCAACGTCGGGAAGACCCTCGACGAGGACCCGATGCTGGCCCGCGAGGTGCTCGGCCTCGACGCCGAGATGCACAACCTGGAGCCAATCGTCTACTCGCCGACGTTCATCGAGCAGGCGATCCGGGGTCGGGAGGACCCCGACGAGCTCCGCGAGCAGGTCCGCGAGAGCTTCGACAGCCTGGCCGAGGGCAAGGACCTGATGGTGGTCGAGGGCGGCGGGAAGCTCACCACCGGCGGCATCGTCGACCTCACCGACCCCGAGGTGGCCGACCTGCTCGACGCCGAGGTGCTGCTGCTCTCGAAGTACGCCAGGGCCGGCGACGTCGACGACGTGCTGGCGGCGGTCGACGACGTGGGCGACCGGCTGCTCGGCGTGCTGTTCAACGCGGTCCAGGACGGCAACTTCGACGGGCTCGAGACCGAGGTGGTCCCCTTCCTCGAAGGCCGGGGCGTCCCGGTGCTGGGCGTCCTTCCGCGCGAGCAGCAACTGGCGGGCGTGACCGTCGACGACCTCGCCGCGGAGCTGTCGGCCGAGCAGCTCAACGACGCGCCCGGCGACGCCTTCGTCGAGCGGTTCCTCGTCGGCGCGATGTCGGGAGACTCGGCGCTCCGGCACCTCCGGCGGACGAAGGACGCCGCGCTGGTCACGGGGGGCGACCGGCCCGACCTCCAGCGGGTCGCGCTCGAAGCTCCGGGCGTGAAGTGCCTCATCCTGACCGGCGGGTTCCGGCCGCCGGGCGCCGTCGTCGGCGCCGCCGAGGAGAAGGGCGTCCCGGTCCTGCTGGTCCAGTCGGACACCCTGACGACCATCGAGCGCGCCGAGGATGTGGTCCGGAGCGGGCGCACCCGGGACGCCGAAACGGTCGCGGTGATGGGGGACCTGCTCCACGACCACGCCGACGTCGAGGCCATCGTGGGCGACAGGGAGCAGAACGGCAGTGACGAATAA
- a CDS encoding GNAT family N-acetyltransferase, with protein sequence MSARRKSALRRDRPRDQARLLATNPASARTWEKLGFAEEGVHRDRAFTGGEHVDVRYFRVLESE encoded by the coding sequence TTGTCGGCGAGACGTAAATCGGCTCTGCGGCGGGATCGACCCCGGGACCAGGCCCGCCTGCTCGCCACCAACCCGGCGTCGGCTCGCACCTGGGAGAAACTCGGCTTCGCCGAGGAGGGCGTCCACCGCGACCGGGCGTTCACTGGCGGCGAGCACGTCGACGTGCGGTACTTCCGCGTGCTCGAAAGCGAGTAG
- a CDS encoding winged helix-turn-helix domain-containing protein → MSQKTDLQREILLTAHQNPDLTNKEIADRCDCSSSYVSTVLNRYEDYGVLEAMDDQMIQDQRELDRMLDGMGLGAGANDQQSGSKRGGGNTTPAVEDFSLKEPETTVDWIVQIGSALFALLIVGYVLIEVIQTLYL, encoded by the coding sequence ATGAGTCAAAAAACGGACCTTCAACGAGAGATTCTCTTGACGGCGCATCAGAACCCGGATCTGACGAACAAGGAAATCGCCGACCGATGTGATTGCTCTAGTTCGTACGTCAGTACGGTTCTCAACAGATACGAAGACTACGGCGTGTTGGAAGCGATGGATGACCAGATGATTCAGGATCAGCGCGAACTCGACCGGATGCTCGACGGGATGGGCTTAGGTGCCGGAGCGAATGACCAGCAGAGTGGCTCGAAGAGGGGCGGAGGAAACACGACTCCAGCTGTCGAAGACTTCTCTTTGAAAGAACCGGAAACGACTGTGGATTGGATCGTTCAGATCGGATCTGCGCTTTTTGCACTACTGATTGTCGGATACGTACTAATTGAAGTTATTCAGACTCTCTACCTGTAG
- a CDS encoding NAD(P)-dependent alcohol dehydrogenase, protein MRTAVLTEPGRLVVEDRPRPEPAPDEALVAVGEVGICGSDLHYYERGRIGDYVVEKPLVLGHESAGEVVAVGDAVPDLEAGDRVALEPGVPCRRCDHCKRGEYNLCPDVTFMATPPDDGALAEYVAWPADFAHRLPDEVSVREGALCEPLSVGVHAARRGEVGAGDSVLVTGAGPIGLLAMAAARAAGATEVVVADVVDAKLRRASERGADAVVDSGERDLAAAVAAETDGEGVDVVVEASGAESAIAGSLDAVRRGGTVVFVGLASASEIPLDVVGIVDSELDVRGSFRYRNTYPAAVGLIADGAVDVAGIVDFEMDLDEVEAAFERATNPETVKGMVTVGK, encoded by the coding sequence ATGCGCACCGCAGTATTGACCGAACCCGGCCGACTGGTCGTCGAGGACCGACCCCGGCCCGAGCCCGCGCCCGACGAGGCGCTGGTCGCGGTCGGCGAGGTCGGCATCTGCGGGTCGGACCTCCACTACTACGAGCGCGGCCGCATCGGCGACTACGTGGTCGAGAAGCCCCTGGTGCTGGGCCACGAGAGCGCGGGCGAGGTGGTCGCGGTCGGCGACGCAGTGCCCGACCTCGAGGCGGGTGACCGAGTCGCGCTCGAACCGGGCGTCCCCTGCCGGCGGTGCGACCACTGCAAGCGCGGCGAGTACAACCTCTGTCCGGACGTGACGTTCATGGCGACCCCGCCGGACGACGGCGCGCTCGCCGAGTACGTGGCCTGGCCCGCCGACTTCGCCCACCGACTGCCCGACGAGGTGTCCGTCCGCGAGGGCGCGCTCTGCGAGCCCCTCAGCGTGGGCGTCCACGCGGCCCGCCGCGGCGAGGTCGGCGCGGGCGACTCGGTGCTCGTGACCGGCGCGGGTCCCATCGGGCTGCTGGCGATGGCCGCGGCGCGGGCCGCCGGCGCGACCGAAGTCGTCGTCGCGGACGTGGTCGACGCCAAACTCCGGCGGGCGAGCGAGCGCGGCGCGGACGCGGTCGTCGATTCCGGCGAGCGGGACCTGGCGGCGGCGGTCGCGGCCGAGACCGACGGCGAGGGCGTCGACGTCGTCGTCGAGGCCTCGGGCGCCGAATCTGCCATCGCCGGTTCGCTCGACGCGGTCCGGCGCGGCGGAACCGTGGTCTTCGTCGGTCTCGCCTCCGCGTCGGAGATTCCGCTCGACGTGGTGGGCATCGTGGACAGCGAACTCGACGTCCGCGGGTCGTTCCGCTACCGGAACACGTACCCCGCGGCCGTCGGCCTTATCGCCGACGGCGCGGTGGACGTCGCCGGCATCGTGGACTTCGAGATGGACCTGGACGAAGTCGAGGCGGCGTTCGAGCGCGCGACGAATCCGGAGACCGTGAAGGGGATGGTGACGGTCGGCAAGTGA